In Alistipes ihumii AP11, a genomic segment contains:
- the argS gene encoding arginine--tRNA ligase has translation MNIEQFLQQHVSRCIESLYGDTGGAPVQIQKTRKEFEGDMTLVVFPLLKLSRKSPEATAEEIGSALVGAVPEISGYNVVKGFLNISLSPRFWAERLNEILGTPGYGRRAANGRTVMVEYSSPNTNKPLHLGHVRNNLLGYSVSLILEAAGYRVIKVNLVNDRGIHICKSMLAWQKFGRGETPASSGKKGDHLVGDYYVAFDKAYKAEVKELTAAGMSEEEAKREAPIMREAQQMLRRWEAKDPEVYSLWETMNGWVYEGFDKTYEAMGVGFDKVYYESQTYLLGKSIVEEGLAKGVFYRRDDGSVWCDLTSDGLDEKLLLRGDGTSVYMTQDLGTALTRFREEKLDEMIYVVGNEQNYHFQVLKLILGKLGYAWADHITHLSYGMVELPEGKMKSREGTVVDADDLIDEMVRTAREMSQELGKFDDMSEQETALISRTVGLGALKYFILKVDPRKTMLFDPRESIDFNGNTGPFIQYTYARIRSVLRKAAERGIAPAERLHDGIVLSPDEISLVKALADYPATVIQAAENFSPAVIANYLYELSKQYNGYYHDIPILRESDPTVQAVRLRLSQTVAEVIASGAGLLGINVPERM, from the coding sequence ATGAACATCGAGCAATTCCTCCAACAGCACGTTTCCCGCTGCATCGAGTCGCTTTACGGCGACACCGGCGGCGCCCCGGTCCAGATACAGAAGACCCGCAAGGAGTTCGAGGGCGACATGACCCTCGTCGTCTTCCCGCTGCTCAAGCTCAGCCGCAAGAGTCCCGAGGCTACGGCCGAGGAGATCGGCAGCGCTTTGGTCGGCGCGGTACCGGAAATCAGCGGCTACAACGTGGTCAAAGGCTTCCTGAACATTTCGCTCTCGCCCCGCTTCTGGGCCGAACGGCTGAACGAAATCCTCGGCACGCCCGGCTACGGCCGCCGTGCGGCCAACGGTCGCACGGTCATGGTCGAGTACTCCTCGCCGAACACGAACAAGCCGCTGCATTTGGGGCACGTGCGCAACAACCTGCTCGGCTACTCCGTGTCGCTGATACTCGAAGCGGCCGGCTACCGCGTCATCAAGGTCAACCTCGTGAACGACCGGGGTATTCACATCTGCAAGTCGATGCTCGCATGGCAGAAGTTCGGCCGGGGCGAGACGCCCGCCTCGTCGGGCAAGAAGGGCGATCACCTAGTAGGCGATTACTACGTCGCTTTCGACAAGGCCTACAAGGCCGAGGTGAAAGAGCTCACGGCCGCCGGCATGAGCGAGGAGGAGGCCAAGCGCGAGGCGCCGATCATGCGCGAGGCGCAGCAGATGCTCCGCCGGTGGGAAGCCAAGGACCCGGAGGTGTACTCGCTTTGGGAGACGATGAACGGCTGGGTTTACGAAGGCTTCGACAAGACTTACGAGGCGATGGGCGTCGGATTCGATAAGGTATACTACGAGTCGCAGACCTATCTGCTCGGCAAATCGATCGTCGAGGAGGGCCTCGCCAAAGGCGTGTTCTACCGCCGCGACGACGGATCGGTATGGTGCGATCTGACTTCCGACGGGCTCGACGAGAAACTGCTGCTGCGCGGTGACGGCACATCGGTCTACATGACGCAGGACCTGGGCACCGCGCTGACCCGCTTCCGCGAGGAGAAACTCGACGAGATGATCTACGTCGTGGGCAACGAGCAGAACTACCACTTTCAGGTACTCAAGCTGATCCTCGGCAAGCTGGGCTACGCGTGGGCCGACCACATCACCCACCTGTCGTACGGCATGGTCGAGCTGCCCGAGGGCAAAATGAAGTCGCGCGAGGGAACGGTCGTCGACGCCGACGACCTGATCGACGAAATGGTCCGCACGGCCCGCGAGATGTCGCAGGAACTGGGCAAGTTCGACGACATGAGCGAGCAGGAGACGGCCCTCATTTCGCGGACGGTGGGTCTCGGGGCGCTGAAGTATTTCATTCTGAAGGTCGATCCGCGCAAGACGATGCTGTTCGACCCGCGCGAATCGATCGACTTCAACGGCAACACGGGCCCGTTCATCCAGTATACGTATGCCCGGATCCGCTCGGTATTGCGCAAGGCGGCCGAACGCGGGATCGCCCCGGCCGAACGGTTGCATGACGGCATCGTCCTGTCGCCCGACGAGATTTCGCTCGTCAAGGCGCTGGCCGACTATCCCGCAACGGTAATTCAGGCTGCCGAGAACTTCTCGCCCGCCGTCATCGCGAACTATCTGTACGAGCTCTCCAAGCAGTACAACGGCTACTACCATGACATTCCGATCCTGCGCGAGAGCGATCCGACCGTGCAGGCCGTGCGTCTGAGGCTGTCGCAGACGGTAGCCGAAGTCATCGCCTCGGGAGCGGGCCTGCTCGGGATCAACGTACCGGAAAGGATGTAA
- a CDS encoding 2-oxoacid:ferredoxin oxidoreductase subunit beta yields the protein MNNEKNDKYKYSPADFKSDQEVKWCPGCGNHAILTSVVRALPQVAEALHYKHERFTFVSGIGCSSRFPYYMNTFGFHGIHGRAPAIATGVKVANPKLSVWQVTGDGDALAIGGNHFIHAVRRNIDINILLFNNEIYGLTKGQYSPTSKLGKVTKTSPFGTIEHPFNPGELVLGARGTFFARTIDVELNLTQECLVAAAKHDGTSVVEILQNCVIFNDKTHADFALNKEVREENTITLRHGERMIFGRNRDKGLVQIGMKLMVVRIGEGGVTEEDILIHNAHEPNPGVHMMLVNMRYPNYPVALGVIRDVPDHTYDDNIVDQLEEIRAKSNIHCVDDLLRSGETWEIR from the coding sequence ATGAACAACGAAAAGAACGATAAGTACAAATACTCGCCGGCCGACTTCAAGAGCGATCAGGAGGTCAAGTGGTGTCCCGGATGCGGCAATCATGCGATCCTGACGTCGGTCGTCAGGGCGCTTCCCCAAGTGGCCGAGGCGCTGCATTACAAGCACGAACGGTTTACCTTCGTGTCGGGCATCGGCTGTTCGTCCCGCTTCCCGTACTATATGAACACGTTCGGCTTTCACGGGATTCATGGCCGGGCACCGGCTATCGCTACCGGCGTCAAGGTGGCCAATCCGAAGCTGTCGGTATGGCAGGTGACCGGCGACGGCGACGCGCTGGCGATCGGAGGGAATCATTTCATCCATGCCGTGCGGCGCAATATCGACATCAATATCCTGCTGTTCAACAACGAGATCTACGGACTGACCAAAGGGCAGTACTCGCCGACCTCGAAGCTGGGCAAGGTGACGAAGACCTCGCCGTTCGGGACGATCGAGCACCCGTTCAATCCGGGCGAGCTCGTGCTCGGCGCGCGGGGCACGTTCTTCGCGCGCACGATCGACGTCGAGCTGAACCTGACTCAGGAGTGTCTGGTGGCCGCCGCGAAGCACGACGGGACCTCGGTCGTGGAGATATTGCAGAACTGCGTTATCTTCAACGATAAGACGCATGCCGATTTCGCGCTGAACAAGGAGGTGCGCGAGGAGAACACGATCACGCTGCGTCACGGCGAGCGGATGATCTTCGGACGCAACCGCGACAAAGGACTCGTACAGATCGGCATGAAGCTGATGGTGGTCCGCATAGGCGAGGGCGGCGTGACGGAAGAGGATATTCTGATTCACAATGCGCACGAGCCGAACCCCGGCGTGCACATGATGCTCGTGAATATGCGCTATCCGAACTATCCGGTCGCGCTGGGCGTGATCCGCGACGTGCCCGATCATACGTACGACGACAATATCGTCGATCAGTTGGAGGAGATCCGGGCGAAATCGAACATCCATTGCGTCGACGACCTGCTTCGCAGCGGGGAGACGTGGGAAATACGATAG
- a CDS encoding 2-oxoacid:acceptor oxidoreductase subunit alpha yields MEGENHISERDDVVIRFSGDSGDGMQMTGKLFTDTAALMGNGISTFPDFPAEIRAPQGTVSGVSGFQVHIGDHPVSTPGDYCDVLVAMNPAALRANARWLKPGATIICDGDTFNDRSVERAGFRTFDPVTEMNLQDYNVVFPHMTSMTREAVATVGLDPKAASKCKNMFALGICFCIYNRPLDHAVDFIRRKFAKKPAVAEANVLALKGGYNYASNTHAFANTYVVRPAPLPAGLYRSISGNQATAWGLMAASEKSGRPLFCGSYPITPATAILEELAKRKDLNVKTLQAEDEISGICTAIGAAYAGNFAVTTTSGPGLSLKSEAIGLAVMTELPLVIVDVQRGGPSTGLPTKPEQADLNQALWGRNGECPLVVMAASTPSNCFHYAFWAGKIAMEHMTPVLLLSDGFIANGSEPWRIPSMKEYPKITPPIVTRAPEGGFQPYARDEKRLARMWALPGTKGVEHRVGGLEKDSLSGAVSHDPENHERMVGLRAAKVARVQDFIPKQEVVGGRRGELLVVGWGGTYGHLLTAVRELQRRGEQVSLCHFNFIHPLPRGVREIFSRFRRIVVCELNSGQFAGYLRQQFQEFEFLQYNKIQGLPFTVTELGDEFARLLKS; encoded by the coding sequence ATGGAGGGAGAAAACCATATTTCCGAACGCGATGACGTCGTCATCCGTTTTTCGGGCGACTCGGGCGACGGAATGCAGATGACCGGCAAGCTGTTTACCGATACGGCAGCTCTGATGGGCAACGGCATTTCGACCTTTCCCGACTTTCCGGCCGAGATACGCGCGCCGCAGGGGACCGTTTCCGGAGTCTCGGGATTTCAGGTGCATATAGGCGATCATCCGGTCTCTACCCCGGGCGACTATTGCGACGTACTGGTCGCGATGAATCCGGCCGCCCTGAGGGCCAACGCCCGCTGGCTGAAGCCCGGGGCGACGATCATCTGCGACGGCGACACGTTCAACGACCGCAGCGTCGAGCGGGCAGGTTTCCGGACGTTCGATCCGGTGACGGAGATGAACCTGCAGGACTATAATGTCGTCTTTCCGCACATGACGAGCATGACGCGCGAGGCCGTGGCGACGGTCGGTCTGGACCCCAAGGCCGCGTCCAAATGCAAGAATATGTTCGCGCTGGGCATCTGCTTTTGTATCTACAATCGTCCGCTGGACCATGCCGTCGATTTCATTCGCCGCAAGTTCGCGAAAAAGCCGGCCGTCGCCGAGGCGAACGTGCTGGCGCTCAAGGGCGGATATAATTATGCGTCCAACACGCACGCGTTTGCCAATACCTATGTGGTAAGGCCGGCGCCGTTGCCGGCCGGGCTCTATCGCAGCATCAGCGGCAATCAGGCGACGGCTTGGGGGTTGATGGCCGCTTCCGAGAAAAGCGGCCGGCCGCTTTTTTGCGGCTCGTATCCGATCACGCCGGCTACGGCTATTCTCGAGGAATTGGCCAAGCGGAAGGATCTGAACGTCAAGACGCTTCAGGCCGAGGACGAGATATCGGGCATCTGCACGGCCATCGGAGCCGCATATGCCGGCAATTTCGCCGTGACGACGACTTCCGGACCGGGCCTGTCGCTCAAATCGGAGGCGATCGGGCTGGCCGTGATGACCGAGCTGCCTCTGGTGATCGTCGACGTGCAGCGCGGAGGTCCTTCGACGGGTTTGCCGACCAAACCCGAGCAGGCCGATCTGAATCAGGCGCTGTGGGGCCGCAACGGCGAGTGCCCGCTGGTGGTCATGGCTGCGAGCACGCCTTCGAATTGTTTTCACTATGCTTTCTGGGCCGGCAAGATCGCCATGGAGCACATGACGCCCGTGCTGCTGCTTTCCGACGGCTTTATCGCCAACGGCTCGGAGCCGTGGCGGATTCCGTCGATGAAAGAATACCCGAAAATCACGCCTCCGATCGTTACCCGGGCTCCGGAGGGAGGTTTTCAGCCTTATGCGCGCGACGAGAAGCGGCTGGCCCGGATGTGGGCGCTGCCCGGGACCAAGGGCGTCGAGCACCGGGTGGGCGGCTTGGAAAAGGATTCGCTGAGCGGGGCCGTGTCGCACGATCCGGAGAATCACGAGCGCATGGTCGGCCTGCGTGCGGCCAAGGTGGCCCGCGTGCAGGATTTCATCCCCAAACAGGAGGTCGTGGGAGGGCGCCGGGGCGAGCTGCTGGTCGTCGGGTGGGGCGGCACGTACGGCCATCTGCTGACGGCCGTGCGCGAGCTACAGCGCCGGGGCGAGCAGGTATCGCTTTGCCACTTCAACTTCATTCATCCGCTGCCCCGGGGCGTGCGCGAGATTTTCTCGCGTTTCCGGCGGATCGTCGTCTGCGAGCTGAACTCGGGGCAGTTCGCCGGCTATCTGCGACAGCAGTTTCAGGAATTCGAGTTCCTTCAGTACAATAAGATACAGGGGCTGCCCTTCACTGTGACGGAGCTCGGGGACGAGTTCGCGCGTCTGTTAAAATCGTAG
- a CDS encoding lipopolysaccharide biosynthesis protein has product MGIVKRNSITITILSYLGIVVGYVNKILLFPNFLSEEQVGLANILVSMAVMYAQFSAMGINSTIVKFFPFFRTPDRRHNGFFFWTALGVSLGFVLFTTLFLIFREPVTEYYAQKSPLLSKYYLLLIPLGFTTLFFNFFTAWLQALYKTVVSSFVYEVALRLLVTAEISLYALGAIDFEQFIVGYVLIYFVPTLVLLVYTLWTRRIDLRPVWTGRTRRLLSVAAVYGLWQYLGGTSMYIVPVIDQSMLAGMRGLAQQAVYSTMAYMVAAMLTPYRSMIKVATPVVTNLWKERDMEGMRRISREMSLVNLIVGSFLFLLIWVNLDNIFSLMPGSYSDGRYVFLFLGLARVMDMYSGLNGTILVTSKKYRYDFTFSLMLVALTVASNALLIPRWGMTGAALATMITVLAYNAIRIASVWKFYRIQPFALSDLLVVALAAGCIGASALVPPMGHFIADGLIRSALVAALYGGAIYSLKLSPEINRTIDRTLSRLGIRLGRRA; this is encoded by the coding sequence GTGGGCATCGTCAAGCGCAACAGCATCACGATCACGATTCTCTCCTATTTGGGTATCGTCGTCGGGTACGTCAACAAAATTCTGCTGTTTCCGAACTTTCTGAGCGAGGAGCAGGTCGGGCTGGCCAATATTCTGGTCAGCATGGCGGTGATGTACGCCCAGTTTTCGGCTATGGGAATCAACTCGACGATCGTCAAGTTCTTCCCGTTTTTCCGCACGCCCGACAGACGGCATAACGGCTTTTTCTTCTGGACGGCCTTGGGCGTCAGCCTCGGTTTCGTGCTGTTCACGACGCTCTTTCTGATCTTCCGCGAGCCGGTCACGGAGTACTACGCCCAAAAGTCGCCGCTGCTGTCGAAATACTATCTGCTGCTGATTCCGCTGGGCTTCACGACGCTCTTTTTCAATTTCTTCACGGCCTGGTTGCAGGCCCTCTACAAGACCGTCGTCTCGTCGTTCGTCTACGAAGTCGCGCTGCGGCTGCTCGTCACGGCCGAAATTTCGCTCTACGCGCTCGGGGCGATCGACTTCGAGCAGTTCATCGTCGGATACGTGCTGATCTATTTCGTGCCGACGCTCGTACTGCTCGTCTACACGCTCTGGACCCGCCGGATCGACTTGCGTCCCGTATGGACGGGACGCACGCGCAGGCTGCTGTCTGTCGCCGCAGTTTACGGTCTCTGGCAGTACCTCGGAGGCACGTCGATGTACATCGTGCCGGTTATCGACCAGTCGATGCTGGCCGGCATGCGGGGACTCGCCCAGCAGGCCGTCTACTCGACGATGGCCTACATGGTGGCCGCCATGCTGACGCCCTACCGCTCGATGATCAAGGTCGCCACGCCGGTCGTCACGAACCTGTGGAAAGAGCGCGACATGGAAGGCATGCGCCGCATCTCGCGCGAGATGTCGCTCGTCAATCTGATCGTCGGCAGCTTTCTGTTCCTGCTGATTTGGGTCAACCTCGACAATATCTTCTCACTGATGCCGGGCAGCTACTCGGACGGGCGCTACGTCTTTCTGTTTCTGGGCCTCGCCCGCGTGATGGACATGTACTCGGGCCTCAACGGCACGATCCTCGTCACGTCGAAGAAATACCGCTACGACTTCACGTTCTCGCTGATGCTCGTCGCGCTGACGGTCGCGTCGAACGCGCTGCTGATCCCGCGCTGGGGCATGACAGGCGCGGCGCTTGCCACGATGATCACCGTGCTGGCCTACAACGCGATCCGGATCGCATCGGTCTGGAAATTCTACCGCATCCAGCCGTTCGCGCTCTCCGATCTGCTCGTCGTCGCGCTGGCGGCCGGATGTATCGGCGCGTCGGCCCTCGTTCCGCCGATGGGGCACTTCATCGCAGACGGTCTGATCCGCAGCGCGCTGGTCGCCGCGCTGTACGGCGGAGCGATCTATTCGTTGAAATTGTCGCCCGAAATCAATCGCACGATCGACCGCACCCTCTCCCGGTTGGGCATCCGCCTCGGTCGACGAGCCTGA